In Sinorhizobium mexicanum, one DNA window encodes the following:
- a CDS encoding nitrous oxide reductase family maturation protein NosD: protein MNLRALTVQIGTAAILAALPVLARAETRVVAADDVRPLQAVIDAARPGDVITLQAGEYKGPITIDKALSLVGQGQASVIGNGKGSVITIVAEGVTVRGLQVSGSGTDLAKLDSGVFAAKTAKRAVIEDNTITGNLIGVYLHGAPESVVRRNRIAGLKEGRLSEAGNGVTVWNAPGSMVLDNDISFGRDGISTNASKRNVFSGNRFSNLRFAIHYMYTNDSEISNNVSTGNAVGYAVMFSNRLKIKGNRSDGDRDHGLLLNYANGSEITGNVVVGRLQPAERWLTAGTRSDEHGTPKIEEGSSVADGNRRLGPEKCVFIYNANKNRFRDNIFEGCAIGIHFTAGSEGNNISRNAFINNRNQVKYVGTRHLDWSSDGRGNYWSDNPAFDLNGDGIGDSSYRPNDLIDRVLWTSPQAKLLTSSPAVQVIRWAQAQFPALLPGGVIDSHPLMLSPERKEAQQ, encoded by the coding sequence ATGAACTTGCGAGCCCTGACAGTGCAAATCGGGACGGCGGCCATATTGGCCGCCTTACCGGTGCTCGCGCGAGCGGAAACCCGCGTCGTTGCAGCGGACGACGTACGGCCCCTGCAAGCGGTGATCGACGCGGCGAGGCCCGGCGACGTCATCACGTTGCAGGCGGGCGAGTACAAGGGGCCGATCACGATCGACAAGGCCCTGTCGCTGGTGGGGCAGGGGCAGGCATCCGTCATCGGAAACGGCAAAGGCAGCGTCATCACGATCGTCGCGGAGGGCGTGACGGTTCGCGGTCTTCAGGTGAGCGGTTCCGGCACTGATCTCGCGAAGCTCGATTCGGGTGTCTTTGCGGCAAAAACCGCCAAGCGCGCCGTGATCGAGGACAACACGATCACGGGCAATCTCATTGGTGTCTATCTTCACGGAGCGCCAGAAAGCGTCGTCAGGAGAAATCGGATAGCCGGCCTGAAGGAAGGCCGCCTCAGTGAAGCAGGAAATGGCGTCACCGTATGGAATGCGCCCGGCTCGATGGTTCTCGACAACGATATCAGCTTCGGGCGCGACGGGATTTCGACCAACGCGAGCAAGCGCAATGTCTTCAGCGGCAATCGCTTTAGCAACCTGCGTTTCGCGATCCACTACATGTACACAAACGATAGCGAGATCAGCAACAACGTGTCGACGGGCAATGCCGTCGGCTATGCGGTCATGTTTTCCAATCGCCTGAAAATAAAAGGCAATCGCTCAGATGGCGACCGTGATCACGGTCTTCTGTTGAACTACGCGAATGGTTCCGAGATCACCGGCAACGTCGTCGTCGGCCGCCTGCAGCCGGCCGAGCGCTGGTTAACGGCAGGAACGAGATCCGACGAACACGGCACGCCCAAGATAGAGGAGGGGAGTTCGGTTGCCGACGGAAACCGCCGCCTCGGACCGGAAAAATGCGTCTTCATCTACAACGCCAACAAAAATCGCTTCCGGGACAACATATTCGAAGGGTGCGCGATCGGCATTCACTTCACGGCAGGATCGGAAGGCAACAACATCAGCCGCAACGCATTCATAAACAACCGCAACCAGGTCAAATATGTCGGAACGCGCCACCTCGATTGGTCCTCGGACGGCAGGGGCAACTATTGGAGCGACAATCCGGCGTTCGATCTCAACGGCGACGGGATCGGCGACAGTTCCTATAGGCCCAACGATCTCATCGACAGGGTACTTTGGACATCACCCCAGGCGAAGCTTCTGACGAGCAGCCCCGCCGTTCAGGTCATTCGCTGGGCCCAGGCGCAGTTTCCGGCGCTTCTGCCCGGCGGCGTAATCGACAGCCATCCGCTGATGCTGTCGCCCGAACGCAAGGAAGCACAACAATGA
- a CDS encoding ABC transporter ATP-binding protein — translation MNETVQVAGIAKRYGKSTVVKDVSFTLRAGETVALVGHNGAGKTTLIKLMLGLIRPTTGAVRVLGEDPATGDFAVRQRLGYLPESVSFNMALSGRETLRFYARLKRVDIAAAEGLFERVGLAAEAVDRPVRTYSKGMRQRLGLAQALLGAPRILLLDEPTSGLDPALRRNFYDLISELRGKGTTVLLSSHALTELEGRTDRVIIINNGVAIADGTLDDLRHIAQLPTRISVRLSQTDAAPKWANGGMNWRRGADGVLDADILPDRKIRLLHDITADAALISGLAITEPTLDDLYAHFLKAPVTK, via the coding sequence ATGAATGAAACCGTCCAGGTTGCAGGCATAGCCAAGCGCTATGGGAAGTCGACCGTGGTCAAAGACGTATCCTTCACGCTTCGCGCGGGAGAGACGGTCGCGCTCGTCGGGCACAACGGCGCCGGCAAGACGACCCTCATCAAGCTGATGCTCGGCTTGATCCGTCCCACGACAGGCGCGGTGCGTGTCCTCGGCGAGGATCCCGCCACCGGCGACTTCGCGGTGCGTCAGCGCCTCGGCTACCTGCCGGAAAGCGTCTCGTTCAACATGGCTCTGTCGGGACGCGAGACCTTGCGCTTCTACGCGCGACTGAAGCGCGTCGACATTGCCGCCGCAGAGGGACTCTTCGAGCGGGTAGGGCTCGCAGCGGAAGCCGTCGATCGCCCCGTTCGAACTTACTCAAAGGGCATGCGTCAACGCCTCGGGCTCGCGCAAGCTCTGCTCGGGGCACCACGGATCCTGTTGCTCGACGAACCGACCAGCGGCCTCGACCCCGCGTTGCGACGGAATTTCTACGATCTGATCTCGGAGCTGCGAGGGAAGGGCACCACGGTGTTGCTCTCGTCGCACGCGCTGACCGAGCTCGAAGGGCGCACGGATCGCGTCATCATCATCAACAACGGCGTGGCGATTGCCGACGGGACGCTCGACGATTTGCGGCACATCGCTCAACTGCCAACGCGCATCAGCGTCAGACTTTCGCAAACTGACGCAGCACCAAAATGGGCGAATGGCGGCATGAACTGGCGGCGTGGTGCGGACGGTGTCCTTGACGCGGACATCTTGCCGGACCGGAAAATCCGCCTGCTGCACGACATCACCGCGGACGCGGCGCTGATCTCCGGTTTGGCGATCACGGAACCGACGCTCGATGACCTCTACGCCCATTTTCTCAAAGCCCCGGTGACGAAATGA
- a CDS encoding ABC transporter permease, protein MRNVLTIAGKEIQEGTRNRWVLATTLLMAALALTLAFLGSAPTGTVGVNKLDVVIVSLSSLTIFLVPLIALLLSHDAIVGEMERGTMLLLLSYPIGRREIVLGKFLGHLAILAFATLFGYGVAAIALMATGSEIGPESWRAFASMIASSVLLGAVFAAIGYLTSALASERSTAGGIAIGIWLFFVLIYDMALLGGLVAAQGQTIPAGVLNAFLLANPTDVYRLLNLGSGGASTLSAMGGVAQYTGLSSPVLLAALGLWALAPLGFATVIFSRREL, encoded by the coding sequence ATGAGAAATGTTCTGACGATCGCCGGGAAGGAGATCCAGGAAGGCACCCGCAATCGCTGGGTCCTCGCAACGACGCTGCTGATGGCTGCCCTTGCCTTGACATTGGCGTTTCTCGGAAGCGCGCCGACCGGCACGGTTGGAGTCAACAAGCTCGATGTCGTCATCGTCAGCCTTTCAAGCCTCACGATCTTTCTCGTACCCTTGATTGCGCTCCTCCTTTCCCATGACGCTATTGTCGGTGAGATGGAGCGGGGGACGATGCTGCTTCTTCTGAGCTACCCGATTGGACGCCGGGAGATCGTTCTCGGCAAGTTCCTCGGGCACCTGGCGATACTCGCCTTCGCAACGCTGTTCGGCTACGGCGTGGCCGCCATTGCGCTGATGGCGACAGGAAGCGAGATCGGACCGGAAAGCTGGCGTGCCTTCGCATCGATGATCGCGTCGTCGGTCCTGCTCGGCGCGGTGTTCGCGGCAATCGGCTACCTGACGAGTGCTTTGGCGAGCGAGCGGAGCACGGCCGGTGGCATCGCCATCGGGATCTGGCTGTTCTTCGTGCTGATCTATGACATGGCGCTGCTTGGTGGCCTCGTTGCCGCTCAGGGGCAGACAATCCCGGCGGGCGTTCTCAACGCGTTCCTGCTCGCCAATCCCACCGACGTCTATCGCCTGCTCAATCTTGGCTCTGGCGGTGCAAGCACCCTTTCGGCCATGGGCGGCGTCGCGCAGTATACGGGCCTTTCTTCGCCAGTTCTGCTTGCCGCCCTCGGGCTCTGGGCGCTTGCTCCACTTGGTTTCGCCACAGTGATCTTCTCAAGGAGGGAATTATGA